A portion of the Lolium rigidum isolate FL_2022 chromosome 1, APGP_CSIRO_Lrig_0.1, whole genome shotgun sequence genome contains these proteins:
- the LOC124706502 gene encoding glutamate receptor 2.8-like: protein MLHGGNFWCISDSVNIGSTNLCDMHLLAADELIRKHRTQAIIGPQTSAESEFVAYLGNHTHTPILSLSPISASSMPFFLHTAPDESFQVAAIAAILDMFTWRTATVLYEDSPYGAHILPALFFALQGYNLHLMDSIALPVGMTGDYLNQILYNIKETPTRVFIVHMLPDLAARVFYQATVAGMMSDGYIWIATSSIGTVVDSLSPDKIDHMQGVVTLRPYVEATAHVMNFTARFNARFRLENPGINDVHNPSTQLLWAYDTAWALAKAVHIARVSSSTPGRTLLGAMLNTTFDGMAGRFMLVNGHLQLSSYEIINIVDKGARTVGFWTPESRIIKNLKTSGAKGLKQILWPGHLATTPKGWDVSSNRSPLRIIVPEKQGFNQLVEVSYSRAANSFTVRGYCIDIFDMLMKNLPYPVAYHYVPVIDSSSSYDSLLSLVREKKADGMVGDTTITMSRMNKVSFTMPFTDTGLSMVVVMKKETDVGMWIFLQPLTTTLWIASLGFFCFTGFVVWVIEHRINPEFYGTPSQQFGTVFYFAFSTLVFSQKEKLQSNLSRFMVIIWVFVVLILTSSYTANLTSVLTVQRLQPTVNSVQDLLRSGDYVGYQKGSTVAYWLEGMGFRQEILLGYNTVEEYADALQRGSGNGGVSAIFDEIPYLKVFLSKYREGYTMVGPTYKLGGFGFAFPIGSPMVNDVSQAIFFPEVQEEMERIEKKWFGDPGASQSKSRNIDSSSLGFNSFGGLFLISGTVSGLVLLIHLLSFIYHDGGKLWATSLHKWLDFIAVAKDWRLPIFNGQYICSSRNGVDVNQHHGATTEAADMRDSHF from the exons ATGCTTCATGGTGGCAACTTTTGGTGCATCTCTGATTCAGTCAATATTGGCTCAACTAATTTGTGTGATATGCATTTGCTTGCAGCTGATGAGCTGATCAGAAAACATAGAACACAAGCCATCATTGGGCCTCAAACTTCAGCTGAATCCGAGTTTGTCGCCTACCTTGGGAATCACACGCATACTCCTATACTCTCCCTGTCACCAATCTCTGCATCATCGATGCCCTTCTTTCTGCACACTGCACCTGATGAGTCCTTTCAGGTTGCGGCAATTGCTGCAATCCTTGATATGTTCACATGGCGCACTGCTACCGTGCTGTATGAAGACTCACCATATGGAGCTCACATCCTCCCGGCACTCTTTTTCGCTCTTCAGGGTTACAATTTACATCTCATGGATAGTATAGCTTTGCCGGTTGGTATGACTGGGGACTACCTCAATCAAATACTCTACAATATCAAGGAGACGCCCACAAGAGTGTTCATTGTGCATATGCTCCCGGATTTAGCTGCTCGCGTCTTCTACCAGGCGACTGTCGCTGGCATGATGTCTGATGGGTATATCTGGATAGCCACTTCCAGTATTGGCACTGTCGTGGATAGCCTCAGTCCTGACAAGATTGATCATATGCAGGGGGTCGTCACCCTCCGGCCTTATGTGGAGGCAACAGCTCATGTCATGAACTTCACTGCAAGGTTCAATGCAAGGTTTAGATTGGAAAATCCAGGCATTAACGATGTACACAACCCAAGCACGCAGCTGCTCTGGGCTTACGACACGGCATGGGCTCTTGCCAAAGCAGTACATATTGCCAGAGTATCCAGCTCAACACCTGGGAGAACACTTCTGGGCGCTATGCTCAACACAACATTTGATGGCATGGCTGGGAGGTTCATGCTGGTAAATGGGCACCTTCAGCTATCGTCGTATGAGATTATTAACATTGTTGATAAAGGTGCAAGGACGGTCGGTTTCTGGACACCTGAGTCTAGGATCATCAAGAACTTGAAAACCAGCGGGGCGAAAGGGCTGAAACAAATACTCTGGCCAGGTCATCTAGCCACTACTCCAAAAGGGTGGGATGTGTCATCGAATAGATCGCCTCTTCGTATCATCGTGCCTGAAAAGCAGGGTTTTAACCAGCTTGTTGAGGTCTCCTACAGCCGTGCAGCCAACAGTTTTACTGTCAGAGGCTACTGTATTGATATTTTTGACATGCTcatgaagaacttgccctatccaGTGGCCTACCATTATGTGCCAGTTATTGATAGCTCAAGCAGTTATGACAGTCTTCTTAGCCTCGTGCGTGAAAAG AAAGCTGATGGCATGGTCGGTGATACGACCATCACAATGAGCAGGATGAATAAGGTGTCCTTCACGATGCCCTTCACTGACACGGGATTATCAATGGTAGTGGTAATGAAGAAAGAAACGGATGTGGGCATGTGGATATTCCTGCAGCCACTGACAACTACCCTCTGGATCGCCAGCCTTGGCTTCTTCTGCTTTACTGGTTTTGTTGTGTGGGTTATTGAGCACCGAATCAACCCTGAATTCTATGGCACACCTTCGCAGCAGTTTGGCACTGTCTTCTACTTTGCTTTCTCAACTCTCGTCTTCTCCCAAA AGGAGAAGCTACAGAGCAACCTGTCAAGGTTCATGGTTATCATATGGGTATTTGTCGTGCTTATTCTAACATCAAGCTACACGGCGAACTTAACGTCCGTGTTGACAGTCCAGCGGCTCCAGCCGACAGTGAATAGTGTGCAAGATCTCCTAAGAAGTGGTGATTACGTGGGGTATCAGAAGGGCTCCACTGTAGCATACTGGCTTGAGGGAATGGGCTTCCGCCAGGAAATTTTACTGGGCTATAACACCGTGGAGGAGTATGCTGACGCCCTACAGAGGGGATCTGGCAATGGAGGGGTATCTGCAATATTTGATGAAATCCCTTACCTAAAGGTCTTCCTTTCAAAGTACCGTGAAGGTTACACCATGGTTGGCCCGACCTACAAGTTGGGAGGCTTTGGGTTT GCTTTCCCTATAGGGTCACCAATGGTAAACGACGTATCACAGGCCATCTTTTTTCCTGAAGTACAGGAGGAGATGGAACgaatagagaagaaatggttcggTGACCCGGGAGCTTCTCAGAGCAAGAGCCGCAACATCGACTCGTCCAGCCTTGGCTTCAACAGCTTCGGTGGGTTGTTCCTCATCAGTGGCACTGTGTCAGGCCTTGTGCTCCTTATCCACCTCTTAAGTTTCATCTACCATGATGGTGGCAAGCTTTGGGCCACGTCATTGCATAAATGGCTGGATTTCATTGCCGTCGCCAAGGACTGGAGGTTGCCGATCTTCAATGGGCAATATATCTGTTCTTCGAGGAATGGTGTCGATGTGAACCAGCATCATGGAGCTACAACAGAGGCTGCTGACATGCGTGACTCACACTTCTGA
- the LOC124670749 gene encoding LOW QUALITY PROTEIN: uncharacterized protein LOC124670749 (The sequence of the model RefSeq protein was modified relative to this genomic sequence to represent the inferred CDS: substituted 2 bases at 2 genomic stop codons), giving the protein MDAAEVSDGVMNLEKMYTRREIANRLEGLILPSVLHDLNMKSRGLYYDIQRSGPMAAEISGTTKECKTWRYAVDHEKRECGCGQWEVSGKPCPHAIYLIGKVRQLKTDDFVHDYYSVERFKMAYQFQINPMNDRSGLPKVDVGFEMIPPPLQRATGRPRKQRIKASGEPGKRXPYQCKRCYXFGHIEKGCNATQAELEQELPPPRPKKAKKSRKTKSEDVEASTIVVEPSPMPHSSLGVTTRRMASLSPTSPGVATRRMAAISPGGISRRIIIE; this is encoded by the exons ATGGATGCTGCTGAAGTTTCAGATGG GGTCATGAACTTGGAGAAGATGTACACAAGGAGAGAGATAGCCAATAGACTTGAAGGCCTAATCCTCCCAAGTGTGTTGCACGATTTGAACATGAAGAGCCGAGGGTTGTACTATGATATCCAGAGAAGTGGTCCTATGGCAGCCGAAATATCAGGAACAACAAAAGAATGTAAGACTTGGCGGTATGCAGTTGACCATGAGAAAAGAGAATGTGGTTGTGGACAATGGGAGGTTTCCGGAAAACCATGCCCTCATGCTATATACCTAATTGGCAAAGTTAGACAACTAAAGACCGATGACTTTGTGCATGACTACTATTCGGTTGAGAGGTTTAAGATGGCTTATCAATTTCAGATCAATCCAATGAATGATAGGTCTGGATTGCCAAAGGTTGATGTTGGTTTTGAGATGATTCCTCCACCACTACAAAGGGCTACTGGTAGGCCAAGGAAACAAAGAATTAAGGCTAGTGGAGAGCCTGGAAAAAGATGACCATATCAATGCAAAAGGTGCTATTAGTTTGGACATATAGAGAAGGGGTGCAATGCTACTCAAGCTGAATTAGAACAAGAGCTACCACCTCCTCGTCCAAAGAAAGCAAAAAAGTCAAG GAAAACTAAATCGGAAGATGTTGAAGCCTCCACAATAGTTGTTGAACCCTCTCCAATGCCTCATTCAAGCCTAGGTGTAACAACTAGAAGGATGGCTTCTCTTTCTCCAACTAGCCCAGGTGTAGCTACTAGAAGGATGGCTGCAATCTCACCAGGAGGAATCAGTCGTAGGATCATCATTGAGTAG